The following are encoded in a window of bacterium genomic DNA:
- a CDS encoding carboxymuconolactone decarboxylase family protein: protein MPYIQTIEPEEAEGNLADVYLEIARTRGRVANIYKLHSLDPDSLRAHRDMYFAAMFSEGGLSRLEREAIAVAVSVANDCHY, encoded by the coding sequence ATGCCTTACATTCAGACGATTGAACCGGAAGAGGCCGAAGGCAATCTGGCGGATGTCTACTTGGAGATTGCGCGGACTCGCGGTCGGGTAGCCAACATCTACAAGCTGCACAGTCTCGATCCCGATTCGCTGCGCGCACATCGCGATATGTATTTCGCGGCGATGTTCTCCGAGGGAGGATTGTCGCGGCTCGAACGGGAGGCGATTGCGGTGGCGGTGTCGGTGGCCAACGATTGCCACTATTGA